In the Nicotiana tabacum cultivar K326 chromosome 16, ASM71507v2, whole genome shotgun sequence genome, one interval contains:
- the LOC107786374 gene encoding uncharacterized protein LOC107786374 isoform X2, whose product MDKTWMRCTDKLSNVYLKGVDDFLQFAFEHTELEGEIPCPCKKCNNVFHKTRDDVREHLIIFGIVKGYTRWFYHGEFASKEQRTNNDELRQEEVRNEQDNDIFDMIYDVAGPNIMDYSGGVKRKQVDTSEPDFEFSKLLDDAAQQLYPGCEQFSKLSLIVELFQIKCLFGLSDKATDSIMKLIKRALPSGETLPESFYGAKKLIRNLGLRYEKIHACENDCMLFWKHNAKAESCLVCGESRLKSVEGQKTNGETPRKNKNKVPRKVLRYFPLKPRLQRLFMSSEIASDMTWHHNQRLKDGVLRHPADSDAWKHFDASNPGFARDPRNVRLGLSSDGINPFGNLSVSHSTWPVIITVYNLPPCMCMKQPYCFLSLLIPGPKAPGNDIDVYLEPLIDELQELWYNGVNTYDASRKENFCMRAALLWTINDFPAYAYLSGWSTKGALACPSCNKETPSIRLKYGRKFSYMGARRFLSSNHKWRSNKRDFNGEVERRHAPKILSGDDILNQLASLDGFKFGKTQKKQRHGRDKATHNWRKKSIFFRLPYWKNNLIRHNLDVMHIEKNVCDNIIGTLLDMEGKTKDNLNARRDLKEMGIRRDLHPTQRDGKWYYPAACYTLSPEEKSKVCKFLKTIKVPDGYSSNLSRCVKVKDRKIYGLKSHDSHILLEQLLPFAIRGVVPNNVYAAITELGIFFRELCSKTVRVDVLDRLAAQIPITLSKLEKIFLPAFFDIMVHLIIHLPQEAKIAGPVQYRWMYPIERFLHKLKCYVRNRCRPEGSIAEGYIVEASLIFCSRYLHGSGRGYNPVDKNYEGDHAESCNGLSIFKQKGCPLLSDTSRILEEVERKQAHIYVLRNCEEVQPFLREYEQNNRNMNFDDWFFHRVLLFKLCVQLLKPLICLLHISKASLEALQDSPSGSPVHGVSDMVIGVLGGGKLGRMLCQAASQMALKVIVLEPMENCPQMH is encoded by the exons ATGGACAAGACTTGGATGCGTTGCACCGATAAATTGAGCAATGTGTATTTAAAAGGAGTTGatgattttcttcaatttgcttttGAGCATACAGAACTAGAAGGTGAAATTCCTTGTCCTTGTAAGAAATGCAACAATGTTTTCCATAAGACTAGAGATGACGTCAGGGAacatttaataatttttggaataGTCAAGGGGTACACTCGTTGGTTTTATCATGGAGAATTTGCATCTAAAGAGCAAAGAACTAACAATGATGAATTAAGACAAGAGGAAGTACGAAATGAGCAGGATAATGATATATTTGATATGATTTATGATGTTGCTGGCCCTAATATCATGGATTATTCTGGTGGGGTTAAGCGTAAACAAGTTGATACCTCAGAACctgattttgaattttctaaattGTTGGATGATGCTGCACAACAACTTTATCCTGGATGCGAGCAATTCTCCAAGTTGTCACTGATCGTGGAACTGTTCCAGATTAAGTGTCTTTTTGGATTGAGTGATAAAGCAACTGATAGCATAATGAAGCTAATTAAACGAGCTCTTCCCTCTGGTGAAACTTTACCAGAATCATTCTATGGAGCAAAGAAATTGATTCGAAATTTAGGTCTTCGTTATGAAAAAATACATGCTTGTGAAAATGACTGCATGTTATTTTGGAAACATAATGCAAAAGCAGAATCTTGCTTGGTTTGTGGTGAGTCTAGGTTGAAATCAGTTGAAGGTCAAAAAACTAATGGGGAAACgccaagaaagaataaaaacaaagttCCTCGAAAAGTTTTACGCTATTTCCCCTTAAAACCAAGATTGCAAAGGTTATTTATGTCATCAGAAATAGCTTCAGATATGACATGGCATCATAATCAGCGTTTGAAAGATGGGGTTCTTAGACATCCAGCTGACTCCGATGCGTGGAAACATTTTGATGCATCTAATCCGGGTTTTGCTAGAGATCCTCGTAATGTTAGACTTGGATTATCATCTGACGGGATAAATCCTTTTGGTAATTTAAGTGTTTCTCATAGCACTTGGCCAGTGATTATTACTGTGTATAACCTACCACCTTGTATGTGCATGAAGCAACCATATTGCTTCTTatctttgttgataccgggtcctaAAGCTCCTGGAAATGACATTGATGTGTACTTAGAACCTTTGATAGATGAGTTGCAAGAATTGTGGTATAATGGAGTCAATACATATGATGCTTCGAGAAAGGAGAACTTTTGTATGCGGGCAGCACTCTTATGGACTATAAACGATTTTCCAGCTTATGCCTACTTGTCTGGATGGAGCACAAAGGGAGCTTTGGCTTGCCCTTCGTGCAATAAAGAGACTCCGTCTATTCGTCTAAAGTATGGTCGTAAGTTTTCTTACATGGGTGCTCGTAGATTTTTATCATCTAATCATAAGTGGCGGAGTAATAAACGTGATTTTAATGGGGAAGTAGAAAGAAGACATGCTCCAAAAATTCTTTCTGGAGATGATATTTTaaaccagttggctagtttggatGGCTTTAAATTTGGTAAGACCCAGAAGAAACAAAGACACGGAAGGGATAAAGCCACTCATAATTGGAGGAAGAAAAGCATCTTTTTCAGACTTCCTTAttggaaaaataatttaatacgTCACAATTTAGATGTCATGCACATTGAAAAAAATGTGTGTGACAATATTATTGGGACGTTATTAGATATGGaaggaaaaacaaaagataaTCTGAATGCTCGTCGTGATTTGAAGGAAATGGGTATAAGAAGAGATTTGCATCCAACTCAAAGAGATGGAAAGTGGTATTATCCAGCAGCATGTTATACTTTATCACCGGAAGAGAAGTCTAAAGTATGCAAGTTTTTGAAAACTATTAAAGTTCCAGATGGTTATTCTTCGAATTTATCACGGTGCGTAAAAGTAAAGGATCGAAAAATTTATGGACTAAAGAGTCATGATTCTCACATTCTCTTGGAACAGTTGCTTCCTTTTGCAATTCGCGGAGTTGTGCCGAACAATGTCTATGCTGCTATTACCGAGCTAGGTATTTTCTTCAGAGAGTTGTGTTCAAAAACAGTAAGAGTTGATGTGTTAGATCGGCTTGCAGCTCAAATTCCAATAACGTTAAGCAAATTAGAAAAAATATTCCTACCAGCtttttttgatattatggtgcACTTGATCATTCATCTTCCACAAGAGGCCAAGATTGCTGGACCTGTACAGTACAGATGGATGTACCCAATAGAGCG ATTCTTGCACAAATTGAAATGTTATGTTCGTAATAGATGTCGACCTGAAGGATCTATTGCAGAAGGGTATATTGTTGAAGCAAGTTTAATATTTTGTTCAAGGTATTTACATGGAAGTGGGAGAGGGTATAATCCAGTGGACAAAAATTATGAAGGTGATCATGCTGAGTCATGCAATGGATTATCAATATTTAAGCAAAAGGGTTGCCCTTTATTAAGCGATACATCTAGAATTCTTGAAGAGGTTGAGCGAAAACAAGCGCATATTTATGTTTTGAGAAATTGTGAAGAAGTTCAACCATTTCTACG TGAGTACGAGCAGAACAATAGGAACATGAACTTTGATGATTGGTTTTTCCATCGA GTTCTTCTATTTAAGCTCTGCGTACAACTCCTGAAGCCTCTCATTTGTCTACTTCATATCAGTAAAGCTTCCTTAGAAGCTCTGCAAGATTCACCCAG TGGTTCACCAGTCCATGGAGTGTCTGATATGGTTATAGGTGTTTTGGGAGGAGGGAAGCTGGGTCGTATGTTGTGTCAAGCAGCATCCCAAATGGCACTCAAAGTGATCGTCTTGGAGCCGATGGAGAATTGCCCGCAAATGCATTAG
- the LOC107786374 gene encoding uncharacterized protein LOC107786374 isoform X5 — MDKTWMRCTDKLSNVYLKGVDDFLQFAFEHTELEGEIPCPCKKCNNVFHKTRDDVREHLIIFGIVKGYTRWFYHGEFASKEQRTNNDELRQEEVRNEQDNDIFDMIYDVAGPNIMDYSGGVKRKQVDTSEPDFEFSKLLDDAAQQLYPGCEQFSKLSLIVELFQIKCLFGLSDKATDSIMKLIKRALPSGETLPESFYGAKKLIRNLGLRYEKIHACENDCMLFWKHNAKAESCLVCGESRLKSVEGQKTNGETPRKNKNKVPRKVLRYFPLKPRLQRLFMSSEIASDMTWHHNQRLKDGVLRHPADSDAWKHFDASNPGFARDPRNVRLGLSSDGINPFGNLSVSHSTWPVIITVYNLPPCMCMKQPYCFLSLLIPGPKAPGNDIDVYLEPLIDELQELWYNGVNTYDASRKENFCMRAALLWTINDFPAYAYLSGWSTKGALACPSCNKETPSIRLKYGRKFSYMGARRFLSSNHKWRSNKRDFNGEVERRHAPKILSGDDILNQLASLDGFKFGKTQKKQRHGRDKATHNWRKKSIFFRLPYWKNNLIRHNLDVMHIEKNVCDNIIGTLLDMEGKTKDNLNARRDLKEMGIRRDLHPTQRDGKWYYPAACYTLSPEEKSKVCKFLKTIKVPDGYSSNLSRCVKVKDRKIYGLKSHDSHILLEQLLPFAIRGVVPNNVYAAITELGIFFRELCSKTVRVDVLDRLAAQIPITLSKLEKIFLPAFFDIMVHLIIHLPQEAKIAGPVQYRWMYPIERYLHGSGRGYNPVDKNYEGDHAESCNGLSIFKQKGCPLLSDTSRILEEVERKQAHIYVLRNCEEVQPFLRGSPVHGVSDMVIGVLGGGKLGRMLCQAASQMALKVIVLEPMENCPQMH; from the exons ATGGACAAGACTTGGATGCGTTGCACCGATAAATTGAGCAATGTGTATTTAAAAGGAGTTGatgattttcttcaatttgcttttGAGCATACAGAACTAGAAGGTGAAATTCCTTGTCCTTGTAAGAAATGCAACAATGTTTTCCATAAGACTAGAGATGACGTCAGGGAacatttaataatttttggaataGTCAAGGGGTACACTCGTTGGTTTTATCATGGAGAATTTGCATCTAAAGAGCAAAGAACTAACAATGATGAATTAAGACAAGAGGAAGTACGAAATGAGCAGGATAATGATATATTTGATATGATTTATGATGTTGCTGGCCCTAATATCATGGATTATTCTGGTGGGGTTAAGCGTAAACAAGTTGATACCTCAGAACctgattttgaattttctaaattGTTGGATGATGCTGCACAACAACTTTATCCTGGATGCGAGCAATTCTCCAAGTTGTCACTGATCGTGGAACTGTTCCAGATTAAGTGTCTTTTTGGATTGAGTGATAAAGCAACTGATAGCATAATGAAGCTAATTAAACGAGCTCTTCCCTCTGGTGAAACTTTACCAGAATCATTCTATGGAGCAAAGAAATTGATTCGAAATTTAGGTCTTCGTTATGAAAAAATACATGCTTGTGAAAATGACTGCATGTTATTTTGGAAACATAATGCAAAAGCAGAATCTTGCTTGGTTTGTGGTGAGTCTAGGTTGAAATCAGTTGAAGGTCAAAAAACTAATGGGGAAACgccaagaaagaataaaaacaaagttCCTCGAAAAGTTTTACGCTATTTCCCCTTAAAACCAAGATTGCAAAGGTTATTTATGTCATCAGAAATAGCTTCAGATATGACATGGCATCATAATCAGCGTTTGAAAGATGGGGTTCTTAGACATCCAGCTGACTCCGATGCGTGGAAACATTTTGATGCATCTAATCCGGGTTTTGCTAGAGATCCTCGTAATGTTAGACTTGGATTATCATCTGACGGGATAAATCCTTTTGGTAATTTAAGTGTTTCTCATAGCACTTGGCCAGTGATTATTACTGTGTATAACCTACCACCTTGTATGTGCATGAAGCAACCATATTGCTTCTTatctttgttgataccgggtcctaAAGCTCCTGGAAATGACATTGATGTGTACTTAGAACCTTTGATAGATGAGTTGCAAGAATTGTGGTATAATGGAGTCAATACATATGATGCTTCGAGAAAGGAGAACTTTTGTATGCGGGCAGCACTCTTATGGACTATAAACGATTTTCCAGCTTATGCCTACTTGTCTGGATGGAGCACAAAGGGAGCTTTGGCTTGCCCTTCGTGCAATAAAGAGACTCCGTCTATTCGTCTAAAGTATGGTCGTAAGTTTTCTTACATGGGTGCTCGTAGATTTTTATCATCTAATCATAAGTGGCGGAGTAATAAACGTGATTTTAATGGGGAAGTAGAAAGAAGACATGCTCCAAAAATTCTTTCTGGAGATGATATTTTaaaccagttggctagtttggatGGCTTTAAATTTGGTAAGACCCAGAAGAAACAAAGACACGGAAGGGATAAAGCCACTCATAATTGGAGGAAGAAAAGCATCTTTTTCAGACTTCCTTAttggaaaaataatttaatacgTCACAATTTAGATGTCATGCACATTGAAAAAAATGTGTGTGACAATATTATTGGGACGTTATTAGATATGGaaggaaaaacaaaagataaTCTGAATGCTCGTCGTGATTTGAAGGAAATGGGTATAAGAAGAGATTTGCATCCAACTCAAAGAGATGGAAAGTGGTATTATCCAGCAGCATGTTATACTTTATCACCGGAAGAGAAGTCTAAAGTATGCAAGTTTTTGAAAACTATTAAAGTTCCAGATGGTTATTCTTCGAATTTATCACGGTGCGTAAAAGTAAAGGATCGAAAAATTTATGGACTAAAGAGTCATGATTCTCACATTCTCTTGGAACAGTTGCTTCCTTTTGCAATTCGCGGAGTTGTGCCGAACAATGTCTATGCTGCTATTACCGAGCTAGGTATTTTCTTCAGAGAGTTGTGTTCAAAAACAGTAAGAGTTGATGTGTTAGATCGGCTTGCAGCTCAAATTCCAATAACGTTAAGCAAATTAGAAAAAATATTCCTACCAGCtttttttgatattatggtgcACTTGATCATTCATCTTCCACAAGAGGCCAAGATTGCTGGACCTGTACAGTACAGATGGATGTACCCAATAGAGCG GTATTTACATGGAAGTGGGAGAGGGTATAATCCAGTGGACAAAAATTATGAAGGTGATCATGCTGAGTCATGCAATGGATTATCAATATTTAAGCAAAAGGGTTGCCCTTTATTAAGCGATACATCTAGAATTCTTGAAGAGGTTGAGCGAAAACAAGCGCATATTTATGTTTTGAGAAATTGTGAAGAAGTTCAACCATTTCTACG TGGTTCACCAGTCCATGGAGTGTCTGATATGGTTATAGGTGTTTTGGGAGGAGGGAAGCTGGGTCGTATGTTGTGTCAAGCAGCATCCCAAATGGCACTCAAAGTGATCGTCTTGGAGCCGATGGAGAATTGCCCGCAAATGCATTAG
- the LOC107786374 gene encoding uncharacterized protein LOC107786374 isoform X4 produces MDKTWMRCTDKLSNVYLKGVDDFLQFAFEHTELEGEIPCPCKKCNNVFHKTRDDVREHLIIFGIVKGYTRWFYHGEFASKEQRTNNDELRQEEVRNEQDNDIFDMIYDVAGPNIMDYSGGVKRKQVDTSEPDFEFSKLLDDAAQQLYPGCEQFSKLSLIVELFQIKCLFGLSDKATDSIMKLIKRALPSGETLPESFYGAKKLIRNLGLRYEKIHACENDCMLFWKHNAKAESCLVCGESRLKSVEGQKTNGETPRKNKNKVPRKVLRYFPLKPRLQRLFMSSEIASDMTWHHNQRLKDGVLRHPADSDAWKHFDASNPGFARDPRNVRLGLSSDGINPFGNLSVSHSTWPVIITVYNLPPCMCMKQPYCFLSLLIPGPKAPGNDIDVYLEPLIDELQELWYNGVNTYDASRKENFCMRAALLWTINDFPAYAYLSGWSTKGALACPSCNKETPSIRLKYGRKFSYMGARRFLSSNHKWRSNKRDFNGEVERRHAPKILSGDDILNQLASLDGFKFGKTQKKQRHGRDKATHNWRKKSIFFRLPYWKNNLIRHNLDVMHIEKNVCDNIIGTLLDMEGKTKDNLNARRDLKEMGIRRDLHPTQRDGKWYYPAACYTLSPEEKSKVCKFLKTIKVPDGYSSNLSRCVKVKDRKIYGLKSHDSHILLEQLLPFAIRGVVPNNVYAAITELGIFFRELCSKTVRVDVLDRLAAQIPITLSKLEKIFLPAFFDIMVHLIIHLPQEAKIAGPVQYRWMYPIERFLHKLKCYVRNRCRPEGSIAEGYIVEASLIFCSRYLHGSGRGYNPVDKNYEGDHAESCNGLSIFKQKGCPLLSDTSRILEEVERKQAHIYVLRNCEEVQPFLRGSPVHGVSDMVIGVLGGGKLGRMLCQAASQMALKVIVLEPMENCPQMH; encoded by the exons ATGGACAAGACTTGGATGCGTTGCACCGATAAATTGAGCAATGTGTATTTAAAAGGAGTTGatgattttcttcaatttgcttttGAGCATACAGAACTAGAAGGTGAAATTCCTTGTCCTTGTAAGAAATGCAACAATGTTTTCCATAAGACTAGAGATGACGTCAGGGAacatttaataatttttggaataGTCAAGGGGTACACTCGTTGGTTTTATCATGGAGAATTTGCATCTAAAGAGCAAAGAACTAACAATGATGAATTAAGACAAGAGGAAGTACGAAATGAGCAGGATAATGATATATTTGATATGATTTATGATGTTGCTGGCCCTAATATCATGGATTATTCTGGTGGGGTTAAGCGTAAACAAGTTGATACCTCAGAACctgattttgaattttctaaattGTTGGATGATGCTGCACAACAACTTTATCCTGGATGCGAGCAATTCTCCAAGTTGTCACTGATCGTGGAACTGTTCCAGATTAAGTGTCTTTTTGGATTGAGTGATAAAGCAACTGATAGCATAATGAAGCTAATTAAACGAGCTCTTCCCTCTGGTGAAACTTTACCAGAATCATTCTATGGAGCAAAGAAATTGATTCGAAATTTAGGTCTTCGTTATGAAAAAATACATGCTTGTGAAAATGACTGCATGTTATTTTGGAAACATAATGCAAAAGCAGAATCTTGCTTGGTTTGTGGTGAGTCTAGGTTGAAATCAGTTGAAGGTCAAAAAACTAATGGGGAAACgccaagaaagaataaaaacaaagttCCTCGAAAAGTTTTACGCTATTTCCCCTTAAAACCAAGATTGCAAAGGTTATTTATGTCATCAGAAATAGCTTCAGATATGACATGGCATCATAATCAGCGTTTGAAAGATGGGGTTCTTAGACATCCAGCTGACTCCGATGCGTGGAAACATTTTGATGCATCTAATCCGGGTTTTGCTAGAGATCCTCGTAATGTTAGACTTGGATTATCATCTGACGGGATAAATCCTTTTGGTAATTTAAGTGTTTCTCATAGCACTTGGCCAGTGATTATTACTGTGTATAACCTACCACCTTGTATGTGCATGAAGCAACCATATTGCTTCTTatctttgttgataccgggtcctaAAGCTCCTGGAAATGACATTGATGTGTACTTAGAACCTTTGATAGATGAGTTGCAAGAATTGTGGTATAATGGAGTCAATACATATGATGCTTCGAGAAAGGAGAACTTTTGTATGCGGGCAGCACTCTTATGGACTATAAACGATTTTCCAGCTTATGCCTACTTGTCTGGATGGAGCACAAAGGGAGCTTTGGCTTGCCCTTCGTGCAATAAAGAGACTCCGTCTATTCGTCTAAAGTATGGTCGTAAGTTTTCTTACATGGGTGCTCGTAGATTTTTATCATCTAATCATAAGTGGCGGAGTAATAAACGTGATTTTAATGGGGAAGTAGAAAGAAGACATGCTCCAAAAATTCTTTCTGGAGATGATATTTTaaaccagttggctagtttggatGGCTTTAAATTTGGTAAGACCCAGAAGAAACAAAGACACGGAAGGGATAAAGCCACTCATAATTGGAGGAAGAAAAGCATCTTTTTCAGACTTCCTTAttggaaaaataatttaatacgTCACAATTTAGATGTCATGCACATTGAAAAAAATGTGTGTGACAATATTATTGGGACGTTATTAGATATGGaaggaaaaacaaaagataaTCTGAATGCTCGTCGTGATTTGAAGGAAATGGGTATAAGAAGAGATTTGCATCCAACTCAAAGAGATGGAAAGTGGTATTATCCAGCAGCATGTTATACTTTATCACCGGAAGAGAAGTCTAAAGTATGCAAGTTTTTGAAAACTATTAAAGTTCCAGATGGTTATTCTTCGAATTTATCACGGTGCGTAAAAGTAAAGGATCGAAAAATTTATGGACTAAAGAGTCATGATTCTCACATTCTCTTGGAACAGTTGCTTCCTTTTGCAATTCGCGGAGTTGTGCCGAACAATGTCTATGCTGCTATTACCGAGCTAGGTATTTTCTTCAGAGAGTTGTGTTCAAAAACAGTAAGAGTTGATGTGTTAGATCGGCTTGCAGCTCAAATTCCAATAACGTTAAGCAAATTAGAAAAAATATTCCTACCAGCtttttttgatattatggtgcACTTGATCATTCATCTTCCACAAGAGGCCAAGATTGCTGGACCTGTACAGTACAGATGGATGTACCCAATAGAGCG ATTCTTGCACAAATTGAAATGTTATGTTCGTAATAGATGTCGACCTGAAGGATCTATTGCAGAAGGGTATATTGTTGAAGCAAGTTTAATATTTTGTTCAAGGTATTTACATGGAAGTGGGAGAGGGTATAATCCAGTGGACAAAAATTATGAAGGTGATCATGCTGAGTCATGCAATGGATTATCAATATTTAAGCAAAAGGGTTGCCCTTTATTAAGCGATACATCTAGAATTCTTGAAGAGGTTGAGCGAAAACAAGCGCATATTTATGTTTTGAGAAATTGTGAAGAAGTTCAACCATTTCTACG TGGTTCACCAGTCCATGGAGTGTCTGATATGGTTATAGGTGTTTTGGGAGGAGGGAAGCTGGGTCGTATGTTGTGTCAAGCAGCATCCCAAATGGCACTCAAAGTGATCGTCTTGGAGCCGATGGAGAATTGCCCGCAAATGCATTAG
- the LOC107786374 gene encoding uncharacterized protein LOC107786374 isoform X6, with protein sequence MDKTWMRCTDKLSNVYLKGVDDFLQFAFEHTELEGEIPCPCKKCNNVFHKTRDDVREHLIIFGIVKGYTRWFYHGEFASKEQRTNNDELRQEEVRNEQDNDIFDMIYDVAGPNIMDYSGGVKRKQVDTSEPDFEFSKLLDDAAQQLYPGCEQFSKLSLIVELFQIKCLFGLSDKATDSIMKLIKRALPSGETLPESFYGAKKLIRNLGLRYEKIHACENDCMLFWKHNAKAESCLVCGESRLKSVEGQKTNGETPRKNKNKVPRKVLRYFPLKPRLQRLFMSSEIASDMTWHHNQRLKDGVLRHPADSDAWKHFDASNPGFARDPRNVRLGLSSDGINPFGNLSVSHSTWPVIITVYNLPPCMCMKQPYCFLSLLIPGPKAPGNDIDVYLEPLIDELQELWYNGVNTYDASRKENFCMRAALLWTINDFPAYAYLSGWSTKGALACPSCNKETPSIRLKYGRKFSYMGARRFLSSNHKWRSNKRDFNGEVERRHAPKILSGDDILNQLASLDGFKFGKTQKKQRHGRDKATHNWRKKSIFFRLPYWKNNLIRHNLDVMHIEKNVCDNIIGTLLDMEGKTKDNLNARRDLKEMGIRRDLHPTQRDGKWYYPAACYTLSPEEKSKVCKFLKTIKVPDGYSSNLSRCVKVKDRKIYGLKSHDSHILLEQLLPFAIRGVVPNNVYAAITELGIFFRELCSKTVRVDVLDRLAAQIPITLSKLEKIFLPAFFDIMVHLIIHLPQEAKIAGPVQYRWMYPIERFLHKLKCYVRNRCRPEGSIAEGYIVEASLIFCSRYLHGSGRGYNPVDKNYEGDHAESCNGLSIFKQKGCPLLSDTSRILEEVERKQAHIYVLRNCEEVQPFLRFFYLSSAYNS encoded by the exons ATGGACAAGACTTGGATGCGTTGCACCGATAAATTGAGCAATGTGTATTTAAAAGGAGTTGatgattttcttcaatttgcttttGAGCATACAGAACTAGAAGGTGAAATTCCTTGTCCTTGTAAGAAATGCAACAATGTTTTCCATAAGACTAGAGATGACGTCAGGGAacatttaataatttttggaataGTCAAGGGGTACACTCGTTGGTTTTATCATGGAGAATTTGCATCTAAAGAGCAAAGAACTAACAATGATGAATTAAGACAAGAGGAAGTACGAAATGAGCAGGATAATGATATATTTGATATGATTTATGATGTTGCTGGCCCTAATATCATGGATTATTCTGGTGGGGTTAAGCGTAAACAAGTTGATACCTCAGAACctgattttgaattttctaaattGTTGGATGATGCTGCACAACAACTTTATCCTGGATGCGAGCAATTCTCCAAGTTGTCACTGATCGTGGAACTGTTCCAGATTAAGTGTCTTTTTGGATTGAGTGATAAAGCAACTGATAGCATAATGAAGCTAATTAAACGAGCTCTTCCCTCTGGTGAAACTTTACCAGAATCATTCTATGGAGCAAAGAAATTGATTCGAAATTTAGGTCTTCGTTATGAAAAAATACATGCTTGTGAAAATGACTGCATGTTATTTTGGAAACATAATGCAAAAGCAGAATCTTGCTTGGTTTGTGGTGAGTCTAGGTTGAAATCAGTTGAAGGTCAAAAAACTAATGGGGAAACgccaagaaagaataaaaacaaagttCCTCGAAAAGTTTTACGCTATTTCCCCTTAAAACCAAGATTGCAAAGGTTATTTATGTCATCAGAAATAGCTTCAGATATGACATGGCATCATAATCAGCGTTTGAAAGATGGGGTTCTTAGACATCCAGCTGACTCCGATGCGTGGAAACATTTTGATGCATCTAATCCGGGTTTTGCTAGAGATCCTCGTAATGTTAGACTTGGATTATCATCTGACGGGATAAATCCTTTTGGTAATTTAAGTGTTTCTCATAGCACTTGGCCAGTGATTATTACTGTGTATAACCTACCACCTTGTATGTGCATGAAGCAACCATATTGCTTCTTatctttgttgataccgggtcctaAAGCTCCTGGAAATGACATTGATGTGTACTTAGAACCTTTGATAGATGAGTTGCAAGAATTGTGGTATAATGGAGTCAATACATATGATGCTTCGAGAAAGGAGAACTTTTGTATGCGGGCAGCACTCTTATGGACTATAAACGATTTTCCAGCTTATGCCTACTTGTCTGGATGGAGCACAAAGGGAGCTTTGGCTTGCCCTTCGTGCAATAAAGAGACTCCGTCTATTCGTCTAAAGTATGGTCGTAAGTTTTCTTACATGGGTGCTCGTAGATTTTTATCATCTAATCATAAGTGGCGGAGTAATAAACGTGATTTTAATGGGGAAGTAGAAAGAAGACATGCTCCAAAAATTCTTTCTGGAGATGATATTTTaaaccagttggctagtttggatGGCTTTAAATTTGGTAAGACCCAGAAGAAACAAAGACACGGAAGGGATAAAGCCACTCATAATTGGAGGAAGAAAAGCATCTTTTTCAGACTTCCTTAttggaaaaataatttaatacgTCACAATTTAGATGTCATGCACATTGAAAAAAATGTGTGTGACAATATTATTGGGACGTTATTAGATATGGaaggaaaaacaaaagataaTCTGAATGCTCGTCGTGATTTGAAGGAAATGGGTATAAGAAGAGATTTGCATCCAACTCAAAGAGATGGAAAGTGGTATTATCCAGCAGCATGTTATACTTTATCACCGGAAGAGAAGTCTAAAGTATGCAAGTTTTTGAAAACTATTAAAGTTCCAGATGGTTATTCTTCGAATTTATCACGGTGCGTAAAAGTAAAGGATCGAAAAATTTATGGACTAAAGAGTCATGATTCTCACATTCTCTTGGAACAGTTGCTTCCTTTTGCAATTCGCGGAGTTGTGCCGAACAATGTCTATGCTGCTATTACCGAGCTAGGTATTTTCTTCAGAGAGTTGTGTTCAAAAACAGTAAGAGTTGATGTGTTAGATCGGCTTGCAGCTCAAATTCCAATAACGTTAAGCAAATTAGAAAAAATATTCCTACCAGCtttttttgatattatggtgcACTTGATCATTCATCTTCCACAAGAGGCCAAGATTGCTGGACCTGTACAGTACAGATGGATGTACCCAATAGAGCG ATTCTTGCACAAATTGAAATGTTATGTTCGTAATAGATGTCGACCTGAAGGATCTATTGCAGAAGGGTATATTGTTGAAGCAAGTTTAATATTTTGTTCAAGGTATTTACATGGAAGTGGGAGAGGGTATAATCCAGTGGACAAAAATTATGAAGGTGATCATGCTGAGTCATGCAATGGATTATCAATATTTAAGCAAAAGGGTTGCCCTTTATTAAGCGATACATCTAGAATTCTTGAAGAGGTTGAGCGAAAACAAGCGCATATTTATGTTTTGAGAAATTGTGAAGAAGTTCAACCATTTCTACG GTTCTTCTATTTAAGCTCTGCGTACAACTCCTGA